A DNA window from Actinomycetota bacterium contains the following coding sequences:
- a CDS encoding esterase family protein, producing the protein MRAAVGVVSIAVLVGVVLGGASAAAQEPWPPPECVAADAIGDVEDLATDTVACLVIDSAAVGGRVPVSYHLPAACTEDEPCPVLYLLHGFSGTYTSMLGSADAPTAWVAALTSAPPVDPGEVDDPWSYHDPAGWVPAPPLEIILVAPHGRTVPGGHGPDAHLDSFWTDWNPRYASGGEAQSYDTPPPRFGALLLDELIPFVDATFPTRAARGERGWRGISGVSLGGYGAYLQGLRQPDAFATIGSVSGAMNFLFAPPPGEPLSLPLPTEGGTVLPGLLGGAPLPPGPAQGFAVAFTALGDPVADQPYYRGNMPVDLARNGRAFAADGVPALHLRSFVNDAVPRRGEDLADPPGYFGAQAFESIVLPMNLEQDRAFEAAGVTRTFEIHPGLHSGVYWNPWLREHLEAQAARLHPDGDPPPLATTFDHRSIEASFEVWGWRFDITDRNDPQFLDLTEVSCQALTLTGTGTITVTVPSSCATGLDGARTFDVDLGPSGALVLPTGIDLAARTVTVELDPLPVAPDDPAAPAPDTSAPGATLPTTGGGAGVALAALAILMALGSGYSRFSGRTPDTEP; encoded by the coding sequence GTGCGCGCCGCTGTCGGGGTGGTGTCCATCGCGGTGCTCGTGGGCGTCGTGCTGGGTGGCGCGTCGGCCGCCGCGCAGGAGCCGTGGCCGCCCCCCGAGTGCGTCGCGGCTGACGCCATCGGCGACGTCGAGGACCTCGCCACCGACACGGTCGCTTGCCTGGTCATCGACAGCGCAGCGGTGGGTGGACGGGTCCCAGTCAGCTACCACCTCCCCGCGGCCTGCACCGAGGACGAGCCCTGCCCCGTGCTCTACCTGCTGCACGGCTTCTCGGGGACCTACACCTCGATGCTGGGGAGCGCCGACGCCCCGACCGCCTGGGTCGCCGCCCTCACCTCCGCGCCGCCGGTCGATCCGGGCGAGGTCGACGACCCCTGGAGCTACCACGACCCGGCCGGCTGGGTCCCCGCCCCGCCGCTCGAGATCATCCTCGTCGCCCCGCACGGTCGCACCGTGCCCGGCGGTCACGGGCCGGACGCGCACCTCGATTCGTTCTGGACCGACTGGAACCCGCGCTACGCCTCGGGCGGTGAGGCGCAGTCCTACGACACCCCACCGCCGCGGTTCGGAGCGCTGCTTCTCGACGAGCTGATCCCCTTCGTGGACGCGACGTTCCCCACACGCGCCGCACGCGGCGAACGCGGCTGGCGCGGGATCTCCGGGGTCTCGCTCGGGGGCTACGGGGCGTACCTGCAGGGGCTGCGCCAACCGGATGCGTTCGCCACGATCGGATCGGTATCGGGTGCGATGAACTTCCTGTTCGCCCCACCGCCGGGCGAGCCGCTGAGCCTGCCGCTTCCGACCGAGGGCGGCACGGTGCTGCCGGGTCTGCTCGGCGGGGCGCCGCTGCCGCCCGGACCGGCGCAGGGGTTCGCGGTGGCGTTCACCGCGCTGGGCGACCCGGTAGCGGACCAGCCCTACTACCGCGGCAACATGCCCGTGGACCTCGCTCGTAACGGGCGGGCGTTCGCCGCCGACGGTGTCCCGGCCCTGCACCTGCGATCGTTCGTCAACGATGCCGTGCCCCGGCGCGGCGAGGACCTCGCCGACCCGCCCGGCTACTTCGGGGCGCAGGCGTTCGAGTCCATCGTCCTGCCGATGAACCTGGAGCAGGACCGAGCCTTCGAAGCGGCCGGGGTCACGCGCACGTTCGAGATCCACCCCGGACTGCACAGCGGCGTGTACTGGAACCCCTGGCTCCGTGAGCACCTCGAGGCGCAGGCTGCGCGCTTGCATCCCGACGGCGATCCGCCCCCGCTGGCGACCACCTTCGACCACCGCTCGATCGAAGCGTCTTTCGAGGTCTGGGGCTGGCGCTTCGACATCACCGACCGCAACGACCCGCAGTTCCTCGACCTGACCGAGGTGTCGTGCCAGGCGCTGACGCTCACCGGCACCGGAACGATCACCGTCACCGTGCCGTCGTCGTGCGCGACCGGGCTCGACGGGGCGCGCACGTTCGACGTCGACCTCGGCCCGAGCGGGGCGCTGGTGCTGCCCACCGGCATCGACCTCGCCGCGCGTACCGTCACGGTGGAGCTCGACCCGCTGCCCGTTGCGCCCGACGACCCAGCCGCCCCGGCCCCCGACACGTCGGCTCCGGGCGCGACGCTGCCGACCACCGGCGGAGGGGCGGGCGTGGCGCTGGCCGCGCTCGCCATCCTCATGGCCTTGGGTAGTGGTTACTCCCGGTTCTCCGGGAGAACACCCGACACAGAGCCGTGA
- a CDS encoding cyclic nucleotide-binding domain-containing protein: protein MKRGQREQIEKLREVDLFASCSDDELARIDHLITQIEVEQGRALTREGEQGREFVIVVEGTAGVFKGDEQVAEVGPGSFLGEIGLLFDVPRTATVKALTPMTIDVLNLREFRDMLETSPDLRASIEDAARTRFGEISPT from the coding sequence GTGAAGCGCGGCCAGCGGGAGCAGATCGAGAAGCTGCGAGAGGTCGACCTCTTCGCGTCGTGCAGCGACGACGAGCTCGCGCGCATCGATCACCTCATCACCCAGATCGAGGTCGAGCAGGGCCGCGCCCTGACCCGTGAGGGCGAGCAGGGGCGGGAGTTCGTCATCGTCGTCGAGGGGACCGCCGGCGTCTTCAAGGGCGACGAGCAGGTCGCCGAGGTCGGTCCCGGCTCGTTCCTGGGCGAGATCGGTCTGCTGTTCGACGTGCCGCGCACGGCGACCGTCAAGGCGCTGACCCCGATGACCATCGACGTGCTCAACCTGCGCGAGTTCCGCGACATGCTCGAGACGTCCCCGGATCTGCGCGCGAGCATCGAGGACGCCGCCCGCACCCGCTTCGGTGAGATCAGCCCGACCTAG
- a CDS encoding phosphoenolpyruvate carboxykinase: MAFQLPEARSVEVNPTQEQMRAWVLEHMPRVTETQFGNLNYQADVTARLKRSTFFVADEEIHQQRMSRSEADGWAAKQDAYIADQDMILIEGYIGPDPDFRTASQLYIEKTQANIPAMQQQLYFPREDGFEAEFSVIYTPGLMAPGVPDDRLIIVDLDNYVTRVFGSDYFGESKMGGLRMWNKLVYDRGGLAMHAGCKTFPAANTPDGEEKLALIIGLSGTGKTTTTFRQQLGSLPVQDDFIALLPGGEVRTTEDGCFAKTYGLDPDDEPTIYGGTTDPRAWLENVGVTEDGKVDFFDTVHTANGRSTFPLEIIRHRSPRDLPNADVLLILNRNENIIPAVAKLKREQAAAFFMLGETKGTSAGGAAEAGKNLRVPGTNPFFFSNDAWQANRLLELLDTMPDLEVFLMNTGRVGGPDDEDRSKKVRIPHSSAIVQGVIARSIEWEEDPDFGYYVATSVAGIDDDELLQPRKLYERQGRQDEYRERVETLKAERIEYLKGFDQLDPSILNAIA, encoded by the coding sequence GTGGCGTTCCAGCTCCCCGAGGCCCGGTCCGTCGAGGTCAACCCCACGCAGGAGCAGATGCGTGCGTGGGTGCTCGAGCACATGCCACGGGTGACCGAGACCCAGTTCGGCAACCTCAACTACCAGGCCGACGTCACGGCTCGACTCAAGCGCTCAACGTTCTTCGTGGCCGACGAGGAGATCCATCAGCAGCGCATGTCGCGCTCCGAGGCCGACGGTTGGGCGGCCAAGCAGGACGCCTACATCGCCGACCAGGACATGATCCTGATCGAGGGTTACATCGGCCCTGACCCCGACTTCCGCACCGCGTCGCAGCTGTACATCGAGAAGACCCAGGCCAACATCCCCGCGATGCAGCAGCAGCTGTACTTCCCCCGCGAGGACGGTTTCGAGGCCGAGTTCTCGGTCATCTACACCCCGGGCTTGATGGCGCCGGGTGTGCCCGACGACCGGCTCATCATCGTCGACCTCGACAACTACGTGACGCGCGTCTTCGGCTCCGACTACTTCGGTGAGTCCAAGATGGGCGGACTGAGGATGTGGAACAAGCTGGTCTACGACCGTGGCGGGCTCGCCATGCACGCCGGGTGCAAGACGTTCCCAGCCGCGAACACCCCCGACGGCGAGGAGAAGCTCGCGCTGATCATCGGGCTGTCGGGCACCGGGAAGACGACGACGACGTTCCGCCAGCAGCTCGGTTCGCTGCCCGTGCAGGACGACTTCATCGCGCTCCTCCCGGGTGGCGAGGTCCGCACCACGGAGGACGGCTGCTTCGCCAAGACCTACGGCCTCGATCCCGACGACGAGCCGACGATCTACGGTGGCACGACCGACCCCCGCGCCTGGCTCGAGAACGTCGGAGTCACCGAGGACGGCAAGGTCGACTTCTTCGACACCGTTCACACCGCCAACGGAAGATCGACCTTCCCGCTCGAGATCATCCGTCACCGCTCTCCGCGCGATCTGCCCAACGCCGACGTGCTGCTCATCCTCAACCGCAACGAGAACATCATCCCCGCGGTCGCCAAGCTCAAGCGCGAGCAAGCCGCCGCGTTCTTCATGCTCGGCGAGACGAAGGGGACCTCCGCGGGTGGCGCAGCCGAGGCCGGCAAGAACCTGCGAGTGCCAGGGACCAACCCGTTCTTCTTCAGCAACGACGCGTGGCAGGCCAACCGACTGCTCGAACTGCTCGACACGATGCCCGACCTCGAGGTGTTCCTGATGAACACGGGGCGCGTCGGCGGCCCCGACGACGAGGACCGCTCGAAGAAGGTCCGCATCCCGCACAGTTCGGCCATCGTGCAGGGCGTCATCGCACGCTCCATCGAGTGGGAAGAGGACCCCGACTTCGGCTACTACGTCGCCACGTCGGTCGCTGGGATCGACGACGACGAGCTGTTGCAGCCGCGCAAGCTCTACGAGCGTCAGGGGCGGCAGGACGAGTACCGCGAGCGGGTCGAGACGCTGAAGGCGGAGCGCATCGAGTACCTCAAGGGCTTCGATCAGCTCGACCCCAGCATCCTCAACGCCATCGCGTAG
- a CDS encoding ECF transporter S component, with the protein MSAPAVQSAPRPLLARPVPIGWRSGTVLLIASVAGLAMFTWPLLMAPSATASSHSPTAPLAFVLILPLVVAIVVAELVDGAIDTKALAMLGVLSAIGAALRPLGAGTAGIETIFFLLVLAGRVFGPGFGFALGATTMFASALITAGVGPWLPFQMMAAAWVGAGAGVLPGRSRSSGGKGELTLLAAYGALAAYAYGALLNLSFWPFAIGPQTELSFVAGAPVLENLHRFVLFTIGTSAAGWDTGRALTTAVAVVLTGPAILSALRRVARRARFTPLA; encoded by the coding sequence ATGAGCGCGCCGGCCGTGCAGAGCGCCCCACGTCCGCTCCTCGCCCGTCCGGTGCCGATCGGGTGGCGGTCGGGCACGGTGTTGCTCATCGCGTCCGTCGCCGGGTTGGCGATGTTCACCTGGCCGCTGCTGATGGCGCCGTCGGCGACGGCGTCGAGCCACAGTCCCACGGCGCCGCTCGCGTTCGTCCTGATCCTGCCTCTCGTCGTCGCCATCGTGGTCGCCGAACTGGTGGACGGCGCCATCGACACCAAGGCGCTGGCGATGCTGGGCGTGTTGTCGGCGATCGGCGCGGCGCTGCGGCCACTCGGGGCCGGCACCGCCGGCATCGAGACGATCTTCTTCCTGCTCGTGCTCGCGGGGCGGGTGTTCGGACCCGGGTTCGGGTTCGCGCTCGGGGCGACCACGATGTTCGCGTCCGCCCTCATCACCGCCGGCGTCGGGCCGTGGCTGCCCTTCCAGATGATGGCGGCGGCGTGGGTCGGCGCCGGCGCCGGGGTGCTGCCGGGCCGCTCACGCAGCAGCGGAGGCAAGGGCGAGCTAACGCTGCTGGCCGCTTACGGCGCGCTCGCGGCCTACGCCTACGGGGCGCTGCTCAACCTGTCTTTCTGGCCGTTCGCGATCGGCCCGCAGACCGAGCTGTCGTTCGTGGCCGGCGCACCGGTGCTGGAGAACCTGCACCGGTTCGTGCTGTTCACGATCGGCACGTCGGCCGCCGGCTGGGACACGGGGCGCGCACTGACGACCGCCGTCGCGGTGGTGCTCACAGGTCCGGCGATCCTGTCAGCCCTCCGGCGTGTCGCCCGTCGCGCCCGGTTCACACCTCTGGCGTAG
- a CDS encoding helix-turn-helix domain-containing protein, translating into MAGDGWLSTNEAARRLGINTRTLYRLIDEGALTGYKIGRVIRIKEEDVEAFLDSSRIAPGSLAHLYPD; encoded by the coding sequence GTGGCGGGTGACGGCTGGCTGAGCACGAACGAGGCGGCGCGGCGGCTGGGCATCAACACCCGCACCCTCTACCGGCTCATCGACGAGGGCGCGCTGACGGGGTACAAGATCGGGCGCGTCATCCGCATCAAGGAGGAGGACGTCGAAGCGTTCCTGGACTCGTCCCGCATCGCGCCCGGCAGCCTCGCCCACCTCTACCCGGACTGA
- a CDS encoding ATP-binding cassette domain-containing protein: protein MIRFDQVSFTYEGATAAVLADVSFAVPEGDLCVVAGPTGVGKSTLLGAVNGLVPRFTGGRLDGRVTVAGRDTASRPPREFADLVGVVGQDPLAGFVTDTVEDELAYGMEQLGLPAAVMRKRVEETLDLLGLADLRERQLATLSGGEQQRVAIGAVLTAHPRVLVLDEPTSALDPTAAEDVLATLTRLVHDLGMTALVAEHRLERIVQYADHILEVPGDGSIRYGDPATVLATAAVAPPVVELGRLAGWSPLPLSVRDARRRADALRAELAAAPPPRRDAAARSSILSARGISVRYGDTIAVRGIDLDLHAGEVTALMGRNGSGKSSLLWSLQGSGRRDAGTVDAGGHDPRDQAASDARRLVGLVPQQASDLFYLSSAADECAQADDESRAASGTCRALLDRLLPGVPHDRHPRDLSEGQRLALVLAIQLTAAPPVLLLDEPTRGLDYGAKGHLAAMIADLVDAGRCVVVATHDVEFVATVADRVVVMAEGELVADGPAVDVLAASPAFAPQVAKILAPDPWLTVAEVAAALPETRAEVAP from the coding sequence ATGATCCGCTTCGATCAGGTCAGCTTCACCTACGAGGGTGCCACCGCCGCCGTCCTCGCCGACGTGAGCTTCGCCGTGCCCGAGGGCGACCTGTGCGTGGTCGCGGGACCGACCGGCGTGGGCAAGTCCACCCTGCTCGGTGCGGTCAACGGCCTCGTCCCACGTTTCACCGGCGGTCGGCTCGACGGACGCGTGACGGTGGCGGGGCGTGACACGGCCAGCCGTCCGCCCCGCGAGTTCGCCGACCTCGTCGGGGTGGTCGGCCAGGATCCGCTCGCTGGCTTCGTGACCGACACGGTCGAGGACGAACTCGCCTACGGCATGGAGCAGCTCGGCCTCCCCGCCGCGGTGATGCGCAAGCGTGTCGAGGAGACGCTCGACCTGCTCGGTCTGGCCGACCTGCGCGAGCGTCAGCTCGCGACCCTGTCGGGCGGCGAGCAGCAGCGGGTCGCGATCGGGGCAGTCCTGACGGCGCACCCGCGTGTTCTCGTCCTCGACGAACCCACGTCCGCGCTCGATCCCACCGCGGCCGAGGACGTGCTCGCCACGCTCACCCGTCTCGTGCACGACCTCGGGATGACCGCGCTCGTCGCCGAGCACCGCCTCGAACGCATCGTGCAGTACGCCGATCACATCCTCGAGGTGCCGGGCGACGGCAGCATCCGCTACGGCGATCCAGCGACGGTGCTCGCCACCGCGGCCGTGGCCCCGCCCGTGGTCGAGCTCGGCCGGCTCGCCGGGTGGTCGCCGCTGCCGCTGTCGGTCCGAGATGCGCGCCGACGCGCGGACGCGCTGCGCGCCGAGCTCGCTGCCGCCCCGCCGCCCCGACGCGACGCCGCAGCTCGCAGCAGCATCCTGTCCGCGCGGGGGATCAGTGTCCGCTACGGCGACACCATCGCGGTCCGCGGCATCGACCTCGACCTCCACGCCGGCGAGGTCACCGCCCTGATGGGGAGGAACGGATCGGGCAAGTCGTCGCTGCTGTGGAGCCTGCAGGGGTCGGGGCGCCGCGATGCCGGGACGGTCGACGCCGGAGGCCACGACCCCCGTGACCAGGCTGCCTCCGATGCCCGCCGTCTGGTGGGACTCGTGCCTCAGCAGGCCTCCGACCTGTTCTACCTGTCGTCGGCGGCAGATGAGTGCGCGCAGGCGGACGACGAATCGCGGGCCGCGAGCGGCACGTGCCGCGCGCTGCTGGATCGGCTGCTACCCGGTGTCCCGCACGATCGCCACCCTCGTGACCTGTCGGAGGGCCAACGCCTCGCGCTCGTCCTGGCCATCCAACTCACCGCGGCCCCTCCGGTGCTGCTCCTCGACGAGCCCACCCGCGGTCTGGACTACGGCGCCAAGGGACACCTCGCCGCGATGATCGCGGATCTCGTCGACGCTGGCCGCTGCGTCGTGGTGGCCACCCACGACGTCGAGTTCGTCGCGACCGTGGCCGACCGGGTTGTCGTCATGGCCGAGGGCGAGCTCGTCGCGGACGGCCCCGCGGTGGACGTGCTCGCCGCGTCGCCGGCGTTCGCCCCGCAGGTCGCCAAGATCCTGGCGCCCGACCCGTGGTTGACGGTGGCGGAGGTCGCCGCCGCTCTGCCCGAGACGCGCGCGGAGGTGGCACCGTGA